A stretch of Nitrospira sp. DNA encodes these proteins:
- a CDS encoding methyl-accepting chemotaxis protein, whose product MLTWFGNRQTATKLILGYALMGLIMCALGAAVAQGLMDVREKLRIVYEDYTVAATDLAKVSVNLMRYRNRVALLLSTADPAAAEKTRAELPPIKEAMLKSLGDYAATVLRVSKSGRDEAKDLKTLREKLDSYLESASEVLVMDAQARQAKTPAEAAQLTEKAKVFNTQQVLLKLMATNAALDELLKTVQDVAKDMNDDGRAAAANALVTLAAGTALAIAVGMLLGWLIARFLSRNLTDVLTAAQALGDGNLAARSSVATTDEVGALATAFNDMGTSLEQASAKQQEMMQQAQVAAAEIKGVTNAIGKAQAVIEFNLDGTVITANDNFLNCLGYTLPEIQGHHHRLFCDPAYTASGNYQAFWQKLNRGEFDAGVYRRIGKGGKEIWIQASYNPILDVNGKPYKVMKFATDITAQKNQAAEAEGKISAIGKAQAAIEFKLDGTVMTANDNFLNCLGYTLPEIQGQHHRMFCDPAYTSTGEYAAFWQKLNRGEFDAGVYRRIGKGGKEIWIQASYNPIVDANGKVYKVVKFATDITPQKKAQAEMEQLVAEAQGVLGRLASNDLTEQMRGQYQGELAKIKDSINAVVHNLTQTMTTVREAVEAVTAGSEQISKGSEDLSQRTSEQASSLEETSASMEEMTSTVKQNADNAKQANQLASAARDTADKGGAVTTKAIEAMGAINQSSKKIADIITVIDEIAFQTNLLALNAAVEAARAGEHGRGFAVVAAEVRNLAQRSATAAKEIKGLINESIQRVNDGSELVDQSGKTLEEIVSSVKRVSDIIAEITAASQEQASGIDQVNKAIMQMDEATQQNAALVEETTSASQSMKAQAQELMRQVEAFKVNMSGPGARGEGHGARVKAAAKPVAQKSAPRETPKPVGVASGNGHAAKKDEFEEF is encoded by the coding sequence ATGTTGACCTGGTTTGGCAATAGACAAACGGCGACGAAGTTGATCCTGGGCTATGCCCTGATGGGGCTCATCATGTGCGCCCTGGGCGCGGCTGTGGCGCAGGGATTGATGGATGTGCGGGAAAAGTTGCGCATCGTCTATGAAGATTACACCGTGGCCGCCACGGATCTGGCCAAAGTGTCGGTCAATTTGATGCGGTACCGGAACCGGGTGGCCTTGCTGCTTTCGACCGCGGATCCGGCGGCTGCGGAGAAGACGCGCGCGGAGCTGCCTCCGATCAAGGAAGCCATGCTCAAATCGCTGGGCGATTACGCGGCCACCGTGCTGCGCGTATCCAAATCCGGGCGGGACGAAGCCAAGGATCTCAAGACATTACGGGAGAAGTTAGACAGTTATCTCGAATCGGCTAGTGAGGTGTTGGTCATGGACGCACAGGCGCGGCAGGCCAAGACACCGGCCGAAGCCGCCCAGTTGACCGAGAAGGCGAAAGTCTTCAACACGCAGCAGGTCTTGCTCAAGCTGATGGCGACCAATGCGGCGCTGGATGAGTTGCTGAAGACGGTGCAAGACGTGGCGAAGGACATGAACGACGACGGACGGGCGGCGGCGGCCAATGCCCTCGTGACGCTGGCGGCCGGCACGGCGCTGGCGATCGCGGTGGGGATGCTGCTGGGCTGGCTGATCGCGCGGTTCCTATCCCGGAATCTGACCGACGTGCTGACGGCGGCGCAGGCGTTGGGGGATGGGAATCTTGCGGCGCGGTCAAGCGTGGCCACGACCGACGAAGTGGGCGCGCTGGCGACAGCCTTCAACGACATGGGTACGTCGTTGGAACAGGCGAGCGCCAAGCAACAGGAGATGATGCAGCAGGCGCAAGTGGCGGCGGCGGAGATCAAGGGTGTGACCAACGCCATCGGCAAGGCGCAGGCCGTCATCGAGTTCAACCTGGATGGGACGGTGATCACGGCGAACGACAACTTCCTGAATTGCCTGGGTTATACGCTGCCGGAGATCCAGGGGCATCATCATCGCCTGTTCTGCGATCCGGCCTATACGGCCAGCGGGAACTATCAAGCCTTCTGGCAGAAACTGAACCGGGGCGAGTTCGATGCGGGGGTCTATCGCCGAATCGGCAAGGGCGGCAAGGAGATCTGGATTCAGGCCTCCTACAACCCGATCCTCGATGTGAACGGCAAGCCCTACAAGGTCATGAAGTTCGCGACCGACATCACCGCGCAGAAGAACCAGGCGGCGGAGGCTGAGGGCAAGATCAGCGCCATCGGCAAGGCCCAGGCCGCCATCGAGTTCAAGCTGGATGGCACGGTGATGACGGCGAACGACAATTTCCTGAACTGCCTGGGCTATACGCTGCCGGAGATCCAGGGGCAGCATCATCGGATGTTCTGTGATCCGGCCTATACGAGCACCGGCGAGTACGCGGCCTTCTGGCAGAAGCTGAACCGGGGCGAGTTCGATGCGGGCGTGTACCGCCGGATCGGCAAAGGGGGCAAGGAAATTTGGATTCAAGCCTCCTACAACCCGATCGTGGACGCCAATGGCAAGGTCTACAAGGTCGTGAAGTTTGCGACGGATATCACGCCGCAGAAGAAGGCGCAGGCCGAAATGGAGCAACTGGTGGCTGAAGCGCAGGGCGTGCTGGGGCGGCTGGCCAGCAACGATCTGACCGAGCAGATGCGCGGCCAATATCAAGGTGAGCTGGCCAAGATCAAGGACAGCATCAATGCCGTGGTCCACAACCTGACCCAGACCATGACGACCGTGCGTGAGGCGGTGGAAGCCGTCACGGCGGGGTCGGAGCAGATCAGCAAGGGGAGTGAAGACCTCTCGCAGCGGACGAGCGAACAGGCCAGTTCGCTGGAAGAGACCAGCGCGTCCATGGAAGAAATGACGAGCACGGTCAAACAAAACGCGGACAACGCGAAGCAGGCCAATCAACTGGCGAGCGCGGCGCGCGACACCGCCGACAAGGGCGGGGCGGTGACCACGAAAGCCATTGAGGCCATGGGGGCGATTAATCAGAGCAGCAAGAAGATCGCCGACATCATCACGGTCATCGACGAGATCGCCTTCCAGACTAACTTGCTGGCCCTGAATGCCGCCGTGGAAGCGGCGCGGGCGGGAGAACATGGCCGCGGGTTTGCCGTGGTGGCGGCGGAAGTGCGCAACCTGGCGCAGCGGTCGGCGACGGCGGCGAAGGAGATCAAGGGGCTCATCAACGAGTCGATCCAGCGGGTGAATGACGGGAGCGAACTGGTGGATCAGTCCGGCAAGACGCTGGAAGAGATCGTGAGCTCGGTGAAACGGGTGAGCGACATCATCGCGGAGATCACGGCGGCCTCGCAGGAGCAGGCCAGCGGGATCGACCAGGTGAACAAGGCGATCATGCAGATGGACGAAGCGACGCAGCAGAACGCGGCCTTGGTGGAAGAAACGACGAGCGCCAGCCAGTCCATGAAGGCGCAGGCTCAGGAGCTGATGCGCCAGGTGGAGGCGTTTAAGGTGAATATGAGTGGGCCAGGGGCCAGAGGCGAAGGGCACGGGGCACGGGTGAAGGCAGCGGCCAAGCCCGTGGCTCAGAAGTCGGCTCCTCGGGAGACGCCGAAGCCCGTCGGAGTGGCCTCGGGGAACGGCCATGCGGCCAAGAAGGATGAGTTTGAGGAGTTCTAA
- a CDS encoding STAS domain-containing protein produces the protein MDANSRQYAPAGDLSIFEAAAFKESLITLLKNDGLVCLDLSQVKRVDTAAIQLMWAAKQSGRLLVPVIPENLQAKLTQLGFTEPLSE, from the coding sequence ATGGATGCCAATTCACGACAATATGCGCCGGCCGGAGACCTTAGCATTTTCGAAGCGGCGGCGTTCAAAGAGTCGCTGATCACCCTGCTGAAGAATGACGGACTGGTCTGCCTGGATCTGAGCCAGGTCAAGCGGGTCGATACGGCGGCGATCCAGCTCATGTGGGCCGCCAAACAATCGGGCCGGTTGCTGGTGCCCGTCATCCCGGAAAATCTCCAGGCAAAATTGACCCAACTGGGGTTCACCGAGCCATTAAGCGAATAG
- a CDS encoding chemotaxis protein CheW gives MAAVAADTTVKVSNQQSGLTTDGSQFLTFSLGEELYGVDILRVQEIKGYTAVTKIPNTPPHIKGVLNLRGTIVPIVELRTKFGLPTIEYTMFTVIVVVVVRDKVMGLIVDAVSDVLDIEKKDIQSAPEFGAKADVTFLNGIGKSGDKLIALLDIDRLLTDADMAEAA, from the coding sequence ATGGCAGCGGTAGCAGCCGACACGACGGTAAAAGTGAGCAATCAGCAGAGCGGCCTGACCACTGACGGCAGCCAGTTTTTGACGTTTAGCCTGGGTGAGGAGCTGTACGGGGTGGATATCCTCCGGGTGCAGGAAATCAAGGGCTATACGGCCGTCACGAAGATTCCGAACACGCCGCCTCATATCAAGGGGGTGCTGAACCTCCGGGGCACCATCGTCCCGATCGTGGAATTGCGGACCAAGTTCGGCCTGCCGACGATCGAGTACACCATGTTCACGGTCATCGTCGTGGTCGTGGTGCGAGACAAGGTGATGGGGCTGATCGTGGATGCCGTGTCCGATGTGCTCGATATCGAGAAGAAAGATATTCAGTCGGCGCCCGAGTTTGGGGCTAAAGCCGATGTGACGTTCCTGAATGGCATCGGCAAATCCGGCGACAAGCTGATCGCGCTGCTCGACATCGACCGGCTGCTGACCGACGCCGATATGGCGGAGGCTGCGTAA
- a CDS encoding response regulator has protein sequence MAKTALIVDDSPTMRQMVAFTLTNAGFKVIEAEHGIDAVNKVAGGAKMDLVVTDLNMPEMDGITLIKELRKIATFKFTPILMLTTESAEDKKKAGKEAGATGWIVKPFNPELMLKIIAKVMPA, from the coding sequence ATGGCCAAGACAGCGTTGATCGTCGATGATTCACCTACCATGCGGCAGATGGTCGCCTTTACCCTCACTAATGCCGGCTTCAAGGTCATCGAAGCCGAACACGGAATCGATGCCGTGAATAAAGTCGCCGGGGGGGCCAAAATGGATTTGGTCGTCACGGATCTGAACATGCCGGAGATGGACGGCATCACGCTCATCAAGGAATTGCGAAAAATAGCGACCTTCAAGTTCACGCCTATTCTGATGCTGACCACGGAGTCGGCTGAGGATAAAAAGAAAGCCGGCAAAGAAGCCGGCGCCACGGGGTGGATCGTGAAGCCGTTCAACCCAGAGCTGATGCTGAAAATCATTGCGAAGGTGATGCCGGCATAA
- a CDS encoding chemotaxis protein CheW, whose product MAAAVETITKDSSQQTGLTTDDSQFLTFSLGEELYGVDILRVQEIKGYTAVTKIPNTPPHIKGVLNLRGTIVPIVELRTKFGLPTIDYTMFTVIVVVVVQDKVMGLVVDAVSDVLNIDKKDIQAAPEFGAKVNVTFLNGIGKSGDKLISLLDIDRLLIDQEIKEALATAA is encoded by the coding sequence ATGGCGGCAGCGGTAGAGACGATCACGAAAGACAGCAGCCAGCAAACTGGGCTGACCACCGACGACAGCCAGTTTCTGACGTTCAGCCTGGGGGAGGAGCTGTATGGAGTGGACATTCTCCGGGTGCAGGAAATCAAGGGCTACACGGCCGTCACGAAGATTCCCAACACGCCGCCGCACATCAAGGGCGTGCTGAATCTCAGAGGGACGATTGTGCCGATCGTCGAACTGCGGACCAAGTTCGGCCTGCCGACCATCGATTATACGATGTTCACGGTGATCGTCGTGGTGGTCGTGCAAGACAAAGTCATGGGGCTGGTCGTGGATGCTGTGTCCGACGTGTTGAACATCGATAAGAAAGATATTCAAGCGGCGCCGGAGTTCGGGGCCAAGGTGAATGTGACCTTCCTCAACGGCATCGGGAAGTCCGGCGACAAGCTGATCTCACTGTTGGATATCGACCGCTTGCTCATCGATCAGGAGATCAAAGAGGCCCTGGCCACCGCGGCTTAA
- a CDS encoding chemotaxis protein CheW — protein MAAVAVESVAKEGHQQVGPTTDGSQFLTFSLGEELYGVDILRVQEIKGYTAVTKIPNTPPHIKGVLNLRGTIVPIVELRTKFGLPTIEYTMFTVIVVVVVQDKVMGLIVDAVSDVLDIARKDIQAAPEFGAKVNVTFLNGIGKSGDKLVALLDIDRLLTDADMREAAAA, from the coding sequence ATGGCGGCTGTAGCAGTTGAAAGTGTTGCAAAAGAGGGGCATCAGCAAGTGGGGCCCACGACTGATGGGAGCCAGTTTTTGACGTTCAGCCTGGGTGAGGAGTTGTATGGGGTGGATATTCTTCGAGTGCAGGAAATCAAGGGCTACACAGCCGTCACAAAGATTCCGAACACGCCGCCGCACATCAAGGGGGTTCTCAATCTGAGGGGCACCATCGTCCCGATTGTGGAATTGCGGACCAAGTTCGGCCTGCCGACGATCGAGTACACGATGTTCACGGTGATTGTGGTCGTCGTGGTACAGGACAAAGTGATGGGCCTCATCGTCGATGCCGTGTCCGACGTGCTGGACATCGCGAGGAAAGATATTCAGGCGGCGCCCGAGTTCGGCGCCAAGGTGAACGTGACGTTTTTAAACGGGATCGGCAAGTCCGGCGACAAGCTGGTGGCGCTGCTTGATATCGACCGGCTGCTCACCGATGCGGATATGCGGGAGGCCGCGGCAGCCTAA
- a CDS encoding outer membrane beta-barrel protein, translating to MNIRYLRLAGVCAVMGLIGAYPAWAEAPAAAPSAAPTVQDRLAVLEKKVEAESIWKTLGFKASGFLDVAYTHNFNNPGTNLNQLRIFDTNANAFMPHMLQVMLERPADANGSGLERAGFRARLNFGPDARVTRARTNYQPGTASNELDFQELYAEYILPVGNGLKIQVGKMNTLIGYEVINSWENPNFSRTFMFGLAQAFTTTGIRATYQFNPVVTAVVGLVNGWDNIDDNNKGKTVEWLLALTPHDRFGLSFYGSYGAEQSNCQGGLTTGGASGCITGATGSDPKAMRFVSGSIVTIKATAQDTIILEPYYGNEGNANLAKTGGKTAHWKGLGAYLLHDFDERWSLRLRGEIFEDSGGARTCTGSTVGTNGTTSNPFSGVPGGWNTCANASTGGVEQTLWEYTSTLQYRPVPSLITRLEFRYDKSDKNVFLYGNRPVNNQETLSFQVIYLF from the coding sequence ATGAATATACGCTATCTGCGATTGGCCGGGGTCTGTGCCGTTATGGGATTGATCGGGGCCTATCCGGCATGGGCGGAAGCGCCTGCCGCCGCACCGAGCGCGGCGCCGACTGTGCAGGACCGGTTGGCAGTGTTGGAGAAGAAAGTCGAGGCGGAATCCATCTGGAAAACGCTGGGCTTCAAGGCCTCCGGATTTCTCGATGTGGCCTATACGCACAATTTCAACAACCCCGGCACCAATCTGAACCAGCTCCGTATTTTCGATACCAATGCGAATGCCTTCATGCCGCACATGCTGCAAGTCATGCTTGAACGGCCCGCCGATGCCAATGGCAGCGGGCTGGAGCGGGCGGGCTTTCGCGCGCGGCTGAATTTCGGCCCGGATGCGCGCGTGACCCGCGCGAGGACGAATTACCAGCCGGGGACCGCGAGCAATGAGCTGGATTTCCAAGAACTCTATGCGGAATACATTCTCCCGGTCGGCAACGGCCTCAAGATTCAAGTGGGGAAGATGAACACGCTGATCGGATATGAGGTGATCAATAGCTGGGAAAATCCCAACTTCTCCCGCACCTTCATGTTCGGCCTGGCCCAGGCCTTCACGACGACCGGCATTCGCGCCACGTATCAATTCAATCCTGTCGTGACGGCGGTGGTTGGCCTGGTCAACGGCTGGGACAATATCGACGACAACAACAAGGGCAAAACCGTCGAGTGGCTGCTGGCCCTGACGCCGCACGACCGGTTTGGCCTGAGCTTCTATGGGTCTTACGGCGCGGAACAGTCTAATTGCCAAGGCGGGCTGACGACTGGAGGCGCCAGTGGTTGCATCACCGGCGCAACCGGGAGCGATCCTAAAGCCATGCGGTTTGTGTCGGGCTCGATCGTCACGATCAAGGCGACGGCACAGGATACGATCATCCTGGAGCCGTACTATGGCAATGAAGGAAATGCCAATCTGGCGAAGACTGGCGGGAAAACGGCGCATTGGAAAGGCCTCGGCGCCTATCTGCTCCACGATTTCGACGAGCGCTGGAGCCTGCGGCTGCGCGGCGAGATCTTTGAAGATTCGGGCGGAGCCCGCACTTGTACCGGCAGCACCGTTGGTACGAATGGCACCACAAGTAATCCATTTAGCGGCGTGCCGGGCGGCTGGAATACCTGCGCCAATGCCAGCACTGGCGGCGTTGAGCAGACCTTGTGGGAATATACCTCGACTCTCCAGTACAGGCCGGTCCCGTCGCTCATCACGCGTCTGGAGTTCCGGTACGATAAGTCCGATAAAAATGTCTTTTTGTATGGCAACCGGCCGGTGAACAATCAGGAAACCCTGTCGTTCCAAGTGATCTATCTTTTCTGA
- a CDS encoding methyl-accepting chemotaxis protein, whose amino-acid sequence MSLRNLFAKESTDNDLKARVEAIDRVQAVIEFNLNGTIITANDNFLKTLGYTLQEVEGQHHRMFCDPAYTSTGEYAAFWQKLNRGEFDAGVYRRIGKGGKEVWIQASYNPILDANHKPYKVVKFATDITADKNRNAEFEGKLNAINKTQAAIEFSLDGTVITANDNFLNCLGYTLNEIQGQHHRMFCDPAYTSTGEYAAFWQKLNRGEFDAGVYRRIGKGGKEVWIQASYNPIVDAKGKVYKVVKFATDITADKNRNAEFEGKLNAINKAQAAIEFSLDGTVITANDNFLNCLGYTLNEVKGQHHRMFCDPAYTSTGEYAAFWQKLNRGEFDAGVYRRIGKGGKEIWIQASYNPIVDAKGKVYKVVKFATDITAQKKAQAELEACMAEAQQSLGALAQGDLTQQMSGTYQGELERIKTSINTALNNLTHTMITVREAVEAVTAGSEQISKGSEDLSQRTSEQASSLEETSASMEEMTSTVKQNADNAKQANQLAIAARDTADKGGAVTTKAIEAMGAINQSSKKIADIITVIDEIAFQTNLLALNAAVEAARAGEHGRGFAVVAAEVRNLAQRSATAAKEIKGLINESIQRVTDGSELVDQSGKTLEEIVSSVKRVTDIIAEITAASQEQASGIDQVNKAIMQMDETTQQNAALVEETTSASQSMKAQAQELMRQVEAFKVNMSGPGARGEGRGVGGGARGEGAGARVKTVAKSPAARPAPKPAGVASGNGHATKKDEFEEF is encoded by the coding sequence ATGTCGCTGCGAAATTTGTTTGCAAAAGAATCCACGGACAATGACTTGAAGGCGAGAGTCGAAGCGATCGACCGGGTGCAGGCCGTCATCGAATTCAATCTGAATGGCACGATCATTACGGCCAACGACAACTTCTTGAAAACTCTCGGCTATACGCTTCAGGAAGTGGAGGGGCAGCACCATCGGATGTTCTGTGATCCGGCCTATACGAGCACGGGCGAGTACGCGGCCTTTTGGCAGAAGCTGAACCGGGGCGAGTTCGATGCGGGCGTGTACCGCCGGATCGGCAAGGGGGGCAAAGAGGTCTGGATTCAGGCCTCCTACAATCCGATTCTGGACGCCAACCACAAGCCCTACAAGGTCGTGAAGTTCGCGACCGACATCACGGCCGACAAGAACCGCAACGCCGAGTTCGAGGGCAAGCTCAACGCCATCAACAAGACGCAGGCGGCGATCGAGTTCAGCCTGGACGGCACGGTCATCACGGCGAATGACAATTTTCTGAATTGCCTGGGCTACACACTCAATGAAATCCAGGGGCAGCACCATCGGATGTTCTGTGATCCGGCCTATACGAGCACGGGCGAGTACGCGGCCTTTTGGCAGAAGCTGAACCGGGGCGAGTTCGATGCGGGCGTGTATCGCCGGATCGGCAAGGGGGGCAAAGAGGTCTGGATTCAGGCCTCCTACAATCCGATCGTGGACGCCAAGGGGAAAGTCTACAAGGTCGTGAAGTTTGCGACCGACATTACGGCCGACAAGAACCGCAACGCCGAGTTCGAGGGCAAGCTCAACGCCATCAACAAGGCGCAGGCGGCGATCGAGTTCAGCCTGGACGGCACGGTCATCACGGCGAATGACAATTTTCTGAATTGCCTGGGGTACACACTTAATGAAGTCAAAGGGCAGCACCACCGGATGTTCTGTGATCCGGCCTATACGAGCACGGGCGAGTACGCGGCCTTTTGGCAGAAGCTGAACCGGGGCGAGTTCGATGCGGGCGTGTACCGCCGGATCGGCAAGGGGGGCAAAGAGATCTGGATTCAGGCCTCCTACAATCCGATCGTGGACGCCAAGGGGAAAGTCTATAAGGTCGTGAAGTTTGCGACCGACATTACGGCGCAAAAAAAAGCCCAGGCTGAATTGGAAGCCTGCATGGCCGAAGCGCAGCAATCGCTCGGCGCCTTGGCGCAAGGCGATCTCACGCAGCAAATGAGCGGGACCTATCAGGGCGAACTGGAGCGGATCAAGACCAGTATCAATACGGCGCTCAATAATTTGACGCACACGATGATCACCGTGCGTGAGGCGGTGGAAGCCGTGACGGCGGGGTCGGAGCAGATCAGCAAGGGGAGCGAAGACCTCTCGCAGCGGACGAGCGAACAGGCCAGTTCGCTGGAAGAGACCAGCGCGTCCATGGAAGAGATGACGAGCACCGTGAAGCAGAATGCGGATAACGCGAAGCAGGCCAATCAATTGGCCATCGCGGCGCGGGACACCGCCGACAAGGGCGGGGCGGTGACCACGAAAGCCATTGAGGCCATGGGGGCGATCAACCAGAGCAGCAAGAAGATCGCCGACATCATCACGGTCATCGACGAGATCGCCTTCCAGACCAATCTCTTGGCCTTGAATGCCGCGGTCGAAGCGGCGCGGGCCGGGGAGCACGGCCGCGGCTTTGCCGTGGTGGCGGCGGAAGTGCGCAACCTGGCGCAGCGGTCGGCGACGGCGGCGAAGGAGATCAAGGGGCTCATCAACGAGTCGATCCAGCGGGTGACCGACGGGAGCGAGCTGGTGGATCAGTCCGGGAAGACGCTGGAGGAAATCGTGAGCTCGGTGAAACGGGTGACCGACATCATCGCGGAGATCACGGCGGCCTCGCAGGAGCAGGCGAGCGGGATCGATCAGGTGAACAAGGCGATCATGCAGATGGACGAGACGACGCAGCAGAACGCGGCGCTGGTGGAAGAGACGACGAGCGCCAGCCAGTCCATGAAGGCGCAGGCCCAGGAGCTGATGCGCCAGGTGGAAGCGTTCAAGGTGAATATGAGTGGGCCAGGGGCCAGAGGCGAGGGGCGAGGGGTCGGAGGAGGGGCGAGGGGCGAGGGGGCAGGGGCACGGGTGAAGACGGTGGCCAAGAGCCCGGCCGCCCGGCCGGCGCCGAAACCCGCCGGAGTGGCCTCAGGGAACGGCCATGCAACCAAGAAGGATGAGTTTGAGGAGTTCTAA
- a CDS encoding chemotaxis protein CheA yields MSNDFAQFQDAFFEEAAEHLAIVEEGLLALEQHPEDLDLLAKIFRSAHSIKGTAGMFGFNAVAQFTHKMETLLDLLRNGQKVVTPQIADLLLKSTDCLKTLIEAAKSNEPVDNEVVQRLTGELAAASESGGQAAPQAGVAAKAASAPAANQGHTYIISWTPPAWLFQRGLDPLQIFKELGALGTLSEVTVDTTKLPELAAMDPETCYLAWTMKLNTVKDRKVVEGVFEFVREDSILKIEEGHEAREENRLQPASPSPLASNPLPIASGLAPAEGEEPKPLGELLVESGAVSRETLDKALSQQKRVGEILVEQQAVTPQQVEQALLKQRQQESAAHAKKTDTASIRVDTAKIDKLINLVGELVITQSMLSDLGARFEMRQMPILLERMAQLERNTREIQERVMGIRMLPIGTAFSRFPRLVRDLSAKAGKKIQLVLSGEETELDKTVIESIGDPLTHLVRNSADHGLEPPEERLDNNKPELGTIRLNAFHEGGSICITVEDDGRGLNRDKILAKGIKQGLITENDKLSDDQIWALIFKPGFSTAEKVTDVSGRGVGMDVVKRNIEALGGTVSIKTALGKGTTFTLKLPLTLAIIDGMTVRVGQETYIVPLLSILESIQPKPEVIKTVVGKGELINVRGTYLPMMRMYEVFSLQPEYTDPTKAILLILETEGERVAVMVDEILGQQQVVIKSMEQNFRKVEGVAGATILGDGTVGFILDVRGLLEMARRGTPVAA; encoded by the coding sequence ATGAGCAACGATTTCGCACAATTCCAAGACGCATTTTTCGAGGAAGCCGCGGAACATCTGGCCATTGTCGAGGAGGGCCTGCTGGCGCTCGAACAGCACCCCGAGGACCTCGATCTGCTGGCCAAGATCTTCCGCTCGGCCCATTCCATCAAGGGCACAGCCGGGATGTTCGGGTTCAACGCGGTGGCCCAATTCACGCACAAGATGGAGACCCTGCTGGATCTGCTGCGCAATGGCCAGAAAGTGGTGACCCCGCAGATTGCCGACCTGCTCTTGAAATCCACCGATTGTCTGAAGACCCTCATCGAGGCGGCCAAGAGCAATGAGCCGGTCGATAATGAAGTAGTGCAGCGGCTCACCGGCGAACTGGCGGCGGCCAGTGAGTCGGGCGGCCAGGCGGCGCCTCAGGCCGGAGTGGCTGCGAAGGCGGCGTCCGCGCCGGCTGCCAATCAAGGCCACACCTATATCATCAGTTGGACTCCGCCGGCTTGGCTCTTCCAGCGGGGTCTTGACCCCTTGCAAATTTTCAAGGAATTGGGCGCCCTGGGCACCTTGTCCGAGGTCACCGTCGATACAACCAAGCTGCCGGAATTGGCCGCCATGGATCCGGAGACCTGCTATCTGGCCTGGACGATGAAGCTGAATACCGTCAAAGACCGGAAAGTGGTGGAAGGGGTGTTTGAATTTGTTCGTGAAGACAGCATTCTCAAAATTGAAGAAGGGCACGAGGCGCGAGAGGAAAACCGGCTTCAACCCGCCAGCCCATCGCCTCTGGCCTCGAACCCCTTGCCCATTGCCTCTGGCCTCGCGCCTGCTGAAGGCGAAGAGCCCAAGCCTTTGGGCGAACTGCTGGTCGAAAGCGGCGCCGTCTCGCGGGAGACGCTGGATAAGGCCTTGTCGCAGCAGAAGCGCGTCGGCGAAATTCTCGTCGAGCAGCAGGCCGTCACGCCGCAGCAGGTCGAGCAGGCGTTGCTGAAGCAGCGGCAGCAAGAATCCGCCGCCCACGCCAAGAAGACCGATACGGCCTCCATCCGGGTGGATACCGCCAAGATCGACAAGCTCATCAACCTCGTCGGCGAACTGGTCATCACTCAGTCGATGCTGAGCGACCTGGGCGCCCGGTTCGAGATGCGCCAGATGCCGATCCTCTTGGAGCGCATGGCGCAGCTGGAACGCAACACGCGCGAAATCCAGGAACGCGTCATGGGCATCCGCATGCTGCCGATCGGCACCGCCTTCAGCCGCTTCCCGCGGCTGGTCCGCGACCTGTCGGCCAAAGCGGGCAAGAAGATTCAGCTGGTCCTGTCGGGCGAAGAAACCGAACTGGACAAGACCGTCATCGAATCCATCGGCGATCCCCTGACGCACCTGGTGCGCAATTCCGCCGATCACGGCCTGGAGCCGCCGGAGGAACGCCTCGATAATAACAAACCCGAGCTGGGCACTATCCGGCTCAACGCCTTCCATGAAGGCGGCAGCATCTGCATCACCGTCGAAGACGACGGCCGCGGTTTGAACCGCGACAAGATTCTCGCCAAGGGCATCAAGCAGGGCTTGATCACCGAAAACGACAAACTGTCCGACGATCAGATCTGGGCGCTCATTTTCAAGCCCGGGTTCTCGACAGCGGAAAAAGTGACCGACGTGTCCGGCCGCGGCGTGGGCATGGACGTCGTCAAGCGGAATATCGAAGCCCTGGGCGGCACCGTCAGCATCAAGACGGCGCTGGGCAAAGGCACCACCTTTACCCTCAAGCTGCCGCTGACCCTGGCCATCATCGACGGCATGACCGTCCGGGTCGGCCAAGAAACCTACATCGTGCCGCTGCTCTCTATCCTGGAATCCATCCAGCCCAAGCCTGAGGTCATCAAGACCGTGGTGGGCAAAGGCGAGCTCATCAACGTGCGGGGCACCTACCTGCCGATGATGCGCATGTACGAGGTCTTCTCGTTGCAGCCGGAATACACCGATCCCACCAAGGCGATTCTCCTGATTCTGGAAACGGAAGGGGAACGGGTCGCGGTCATGGTGGACGAGATTCTCGGCCAGCAGCAGGTGGTCATCAAGAGCATGGAGCAGAATTTCCGCAAAGTCGAAGGCGTGGCCGGCGCCACGATCCTCGGCGACGGCACCGTGGGCTTCATTCTGGATGTCCGGGGCCTCTTGGAAATGGCCCGTCGAGGGACTCCGGTGGCGGCCTAG